Within the Pseudomonadota bacterium genome, the region ACAAAATTCCCGTTAACTTCCGCATAACGGTCTAAATTAGACACACGACTCTCCCACCCAGCGCAGATACGCGGGTAGACCGGACTGAAGCGGCACCGCGATGATCTCCGGTAGCTCATACGAATGCAGATCCTTGATCCGCGATTCGACGCGCGCGTAGCACTCGGCGGTCGTCTTAAACAAAACAAGCGTTTCGTTGGCCGTTTCCACCGCTCCCTGCCAACGGTAAATGGATTCACCCTGTG harbors:
- a CDS encoding divalent-cation tolerance protein CutA; translated protein: MPSDVLLVLSNFPGVDEARRVARTLVEEHLVACANLLPQGESIYRWQGAVETANETLVLFKTTAECYARVESRIKDLHSYELPEIIAVPLQSGLPAYLRWVGESCV